A stretch of Salvelinus alpinus chromosome 4, SLU_Salpinus.1, whole genome shotgun sequence DNA encodes these proteins:
- the LOC139574434 gene encoding leukocyte cell-derived chemotaxin-2-like produces the protein MKTTILLLTVVLIAVLPECQMAKFGQLCSGNSSNRRRTGDKWGQGHYGASRIKHVHEGIDIMCNDGATVYAPFDVKLNGKVIVYKDPKKAAINDGINLSGEGLCFKLFYVKPDSYSGVVKKGQRIGTLLPMQSVYPGTTSHVHVQMCDKSDPTKYF, from the exons ATGAAGACTACTATTCTTCTGCTTACTGTTGTCCTCATAG CTGTGTTGCCAGAGTGTCAGATGGCCAAGTTTGGTCAGCTGTGTAGCGGAAATTCCAGTaacaggaggaggacaggggacAAATGGGGACAAGGACACTACGGAGCAAGCAG AATAAAACATGTGCATGAGGGCATTGACATCATGTGTAACGACGGGGCCACAGTGTACGCTCCATTTGACGTGAAACTCAACGGCAAAGTGATAGTGTACAAAGACCCGAAGAAGGCAGCCATCAACGATGGGATCAACCTCAGTGGGGAGG GTCTGTGCTTTAAGCTGTTCTACGTGAAGCCTGACAGTTACTCTGGGGTGGTGAAGAAGGGCCAGAGGATTGGGACACTGCTCCCCATGCAGAGTGTCTACCCAGGAACCACTTCTCACGTCCACGTCCAGATGTGTGACAAGTCCGACCCCACCAAGTACTTCTGA